A DNA window from Trichosurus vulpecula isolate mTriVul1 chromosome 2, mTriVul1.pri, whole genome shotgun sequence contains the following coding sequences:
- the RPS9 gene encoding 40S ribosomal protein S9, whose protein sequence is MPVARSWVCRKTYVTPRRPFEKSRLDQELKLIGEYGLRNKREVWRVKFTLAKIRKAARELLTLDEKDPRRLFEGNALLRRLVRIGVLDEGKMKLDYILGLKIEDFLERRLQTQVFKLGLAKSIHHARVLIRQRHIRVRKQVVNIPSFIVRLDSQKHIDFSLRSPYGGGRAGRVKRKNAKKGQGGAGTGDDEEED, encoded by the exons ATGCCGGTCGCCCGGAGCTGGGTTTGTCGGAAGACGTACGTGACGCCGCGGCGGCCCTTCGAGAAGTCGCGCCTGGACCAGGAGTTGAAGTTGATCG gcgaGTACGGGCTCCGCAACAAGCGCGAGGTGTGGCGGGTCAAGTTCACGCTGGCCAAGATCCGCAAGGCGGCGCGGGAGCTGCTCACGCTGGACGAGAAGGACCCGCGGCGGCTGTTCGAAG GTAACGCTCTGCTGCGGCGGCTGGTGCGCATCGGCGTCCTGGACGAGGGCAAGATGAAGCTGGATTACATCCTGGGCCTGAAGATCGAGGACTTCCTGGAGCGGCGCCTGCAGACTCAGGTCTTCAAGCTGGGCCTGGCCAAGTCCATCCACCACGCGCGCGTGCTCATCCGCCAGAGGCACATCAG AGTCAGAAAGCAGGTGGTGAACATCCCCTCCTTCATCGTGCGCCTCGACTCCCAGAAGCACATCGATTTCTCCCTGCGCTCACCCTACGGTGGTGGCCGGGCTGGCAGGGTCAAGAGGAAGAATGCCAAGAAGGGCCAGGGAGGGGCAGGCACTGGTGATGACGAGGAGGAAGATTAA